A single genomic interval of Arachis duranensis cultivar V14167 chromosome 7, aradu.V14167.gnm2.J7QH, whole genome shotgun sequence harbors:
- the LOC107496608 gene encoding splicing factor 3B subunit 6-like protein (The sequence of the model RefSeq protein was modified relative to this genomic sequence to represent the inferred CDS: added 3 bases not found in genome assembly) has translation MAAISLRKGNTRLPPEVNRVLYVRNLPFNITSEEMYDIFGKYGAIRQIRIGTNKDTRGTAFVVYEDIYDAKTAVDHLSGFNVANRYLIVLYYQQAKMSKKFDQKKKEDEITKMQEKYGVSTKDK, from the coding sequence GCAGCCATAAGTCTCAGGAAGGGTAACACCCGTCTTCCGCCGGAAGTGAACCGCGTCCTCTACGTCCGAAACCTACCTTTCAACATCACCAGCGAAGAGATGTACGACATTTTCGGAAAATACGGCGCCATTCGCCAGATCCGAATCGGCACTAACAAGGACACTCGCGGCACCGCCTTCGTCGTCTACGAGGATATCTACGACGCCAAGACCGCCGTCGACCACCTCTCCGGTTTCAACGTTGCGAATCGGTACCTTATTGTTCTGTATTACCAGCAAGCGAAGATGAGCAAGAAGTTCgatcagaagaagaaggaggatgaGATTACGAAGATGCAGGAGAAGTACGGTGTCTCCACCAAAGATAAGTAG
- the LOC107496599 gene encoding uncharacterized protein LOC107496599: MERKEKKAPSSVSSVPQFGGWDQRDPGSTNYSMVFAQARANKKSMKNDLTESIKRASLGSDEEFLNANANHAQGKSHANANAIVNVNHARQDEPLGMGRRRIPTFIDCCIRPRYVIE, from the exons ATGGAACGAAAGGAG AAAAAGGCTCCTTCATCAGTGAGTTCTGTGCCTCAATTTGGAGGGTGGGATCAGAGGGATCCAGGATCTACAAACTATTCAATGGTTTTTGCTCAAGCACGTGCAAACAAGAAGAGTATGAAGAATGATTTGACTGAATCAATTAAGCGTGCAAGCCTTGGGAGTGATGAAGAGTTTCTTAATGCTAATGCTAATCATGCTCAAGGAAAATCTCATGCTAATGCTAATGCTATTGTTAATGTTAATCATGCTCGTCAAGATGAACCTCTTGGCATG GGGAGGAGAAGGATCCCAACCTTCATAGATTGCTGTATTAGGCCACGATATGTGATAGAATAA
- the LOC107496605 gene encoding dihydropyrimidinase isoform X2 produces MTSFVSELLCPLFIFFSIIQSSLSQSNQYCDAGFEYESGSTTACGSGTAPSKLLIKGGTVVNAHHQQLADVYVEDGIIVAVEPSITVGDDVKVIDATGKYVMPGGIDPHTHLDMSFMSSGTIDDFFSGHAAALAGGTTMHIDFVIPVDGSLTAGYEAYERKAKKACMDYGFHMAITKWNDDVSREMEIMVKEKGINSFKFFMAYKGALMVNDELLLEGFKRCKSLGALAMVHAENGDAVDEGQKRMIELGITGPEGHALSRPAVLEGEATARAIRLANFVNTPLYVVHVMSIDAMEEIAKARKSGQRVIGEPVVSGLVLDESWLWHPDFKTAASYVMSPPIRSKGHDKELQAALATGVLQLVGTDHCAFNSTQKALGIDDFRKIPNGVNGIEERMHLVWDTMVESGQISVTDYVRVTSTECARIFNIYPRKGAILPGSDADIIILNPNSSFEISTKSHHSRLDTNVYDGKKGKGKVEVTISRGRVVWENNELKVTPGTGRYIPMQPYSYVFDGLDKKDATYLSSLKAPVKRAKSSS; encoded by the exons ATGACGAGCTTCGTATCAGAACTCCTTTGTcctctcttcatcttcttctctatCATTCAATCTTCACTCTCTCAATCTAACCAG TACTGTGATGCTGGATTTGAATATGAGAGTGGCTCCACCACCGCGTGTGGAAGTGGAACCGCACCGTCGAAGTTGTTAATAAAGGGAGGCACTGTGGTCAACGCTCATCACCAGCAACTTGCTGATGTTTATGTTGAAGACGGTATCATTGTTGCTGTCGAACCTTCTATCACT GTTGGGGATGATGTGAAAGTGATCGATGCCACTGGGAAGTATGTCATGCCAG GAGGCATTGATCCTCACACACACCTAGATATGAGTTTTATGAGTAGTGGAACAATAGACGACTTCTTCAGTGGTCATGCTGCAGCATTAGCCGGTGGGACAACTATGCACATCGACTTTGTTATACCAGTGGATGGTAGTTTAACGGCTGGGTATGAAGCCTATGAAAGGAAGGCAAAGAAGGCTTGCATGGATTATGGTTTCCATATGGCTATTACCAAATGGAATGATGATGTTTCAAGAGAAATGGAGATCATGGTCAAGGAGAAAG GTATCAACTCGTTCAAGTTTTTTATGGCATACAAAGGAGCTCTTATGGTCAATGATGAGCTTCTTCTGGAAGGATTTAAGAGATGCAAGTCACTCGGTGCCTTAGCTATGGTCCATGCAGAAAATGGAGATGCTGTGGATGAAGGCCAAAAAAGAATGATAGAACTTGGAATAACTGGTCCTGAGGGGCACGCCCTTTCAAGGCCTGCAGTG TTGGAAGGAGAAGCAACTGCACGCGCTATTCGCTTAGCAAATTTTGTGAACACCCCGTTATATGTGGTTCATGTGATGAGCATTGATGCAATGGAAGAAATTGCAAAGGCCCGAAAGTCAG GACAAAGGGTTATCGGAGAACCTGTTGTCTCTGGATTAGTCCTTGATGAATCGTGGCTTTGGCATCCCGACTTTAAGACTGCAGCATC GTATGTTATGAGTCCCCCAATTAGAAGTAAAGGACATGATAAGGAACTTCAAGCTGCCCTTGCAACCGGAGTTTTGCAG TTGGTAGGAACTGACCATTGTGCCTTTAATTCCACCCAAAAAGCTTTAGGAATTGACGACTTCCGGAAAATTCCCAATGGTGTCAATG GTATTGAAGAAAGGATGCATTTGGTATGGGATACTATGGTG GAATCTGGCCAAATATCAGTCACTGACTATGTCCGGGTGACAAGCACCGAATG TGCTAGAATATTCAATATATATCCAAGGAAAGGAGCAATTCTTCCAGGATCTGATGCAGATATCATAATCCTCAATCCAAATTCAAGCTTTGAGATATCAACAAAGTCACACCACTCCAGACTTGACACGAATGTGTACGATGGAAAGAAAGGAAag GGGAAAGTTGAAGTGACCATATCTAGAGGGAGAGTTGTATGGGAAAATAATGAACTGAAGGTTACTCCGGGTACTGGCAGATACATACCAATGCAACCTTATAGCTATGTCTTTGATGGATTGGACAAGAAAGATGCCACATATCTAAGTTCCCTTAAAGCACCAGTAAAAAGAGCCAAATCTTCCTCTTAA
- the LOC107496605 gene encoding dihydropyrimidinase isoform X1 — translation MTSFVSELLCPLFIFFSIIQSSLSQSNQYCDAGFEYESGSTTACGSGTAPSKLLIKGGTVVNAHHQQLADVYVEDGIIVAVEPSITQVGDDVKVIDATGKYVMPGGIDPHTHLDMSFMSSGTIDDFFSGHAAALAGGTTMHIDFVIPVDGSLTAGYEAYERKAKKACMDYGFHMAITKWNDDVSREMEIMVKEKGINSFKFFMAYKGALMVNDELLLEGFKRCKSLGALAMVHAENGDAVDEGQKRMIELGITGPEGHALSRPAVLEGEATARAIRLANFVNTPLYVVHVMSIDAMEEIAKARKSGQRVIGEPVVSGLVLDESWLWHPDFKTAASYVMSPPIRSKGHDKELQAALATGVLQLVGTDHCAFNSTQKALGIDDFRKIPNGVNGIEERMHLVWDTMVESGQISVTDYVRVTSTECARIFNIYPRKGAILPGSDADIIILNPNSSFEISTKSHHSRLDTNVYDGKKGKGKVEVTISRGRVVWENNELKVTPGTGRYIPMQPYSYVFDGLDKKDATYLSSLKAPVKRAKSSS, via the exons ATGACGAGCTTCGTATCAGAACTCCTTTGTcctctcttcatcttcttctctatCATTCAATCTTCACTCTCTCAATCTAACCAG TACTGTGATGCTGGATTTGAATATGAGAGTGGCTCCACCACCGCGTGTGGAAGTGGAACCGCACCGTCGAAGTTGTTAATAAAGGGAGGCACTGTGGTCAACGCTCATCACCAGCAACTTGCTGATGTTTATGTTGAAGACGGTATCATTGTTGCTGTCGAACCTTCTATCACT CAGGTTGGGGATGATGTGAAAGTGATCGATGCCACTGGGAAGTATGTCATGCCAG GAGGCATTGATCCTCACACACACCTAGATATGAGTTTTATGAGTAGTGGAACAATAGACGACTTCTTCAGTGGTCATGCTGCAGCATTAGCCGGTGGGACAACTATGCACATCGACTTTGTTATACCAGTGGATGGTAGTTTAACGGCTGGGTATGAAGCCTATGAAAGGAAGGCAAAGAAGGCTTGCATGGATTATGGTTTCCATATGGCTATTACCAAATGGAATGATGATGTTTCAAGAGAAATGGAGATCATGGTCAAGGAGAAAG GTATCAACTCGTTCAAGTTTTTTATGGCATACAAAGGAGCTCTTATGGTCAATGATGAGCTTCTTCTGGAAGGATTTAAGAGATGCAAGTCACTCGGTGCCTTAGCTATGGTCCATGCAGAAAATGGAGATGCTGTGGATGAAGGCCAAAAAAGAATGATAGAACTTGGAATAACTGGTCCTGAGGGGCACGCCCTTTCAAGGCCTGCAGTG TTGGAAGGAGAAGCAACTGCACGCGCTATTCGCTTAGCAAATTTTGTGAACACCCCGTTATATGTGGTTCATGTGATGAGCATTGATGCAATGGAAGAAATTGCAAAGGCCCGAAAGTCAG GACAAAGGGTTATCGGAGAACCTGTTGTCTCTGGATTAGTCCTTGATGAATCGTGGCTTTGGCATCCCGACTTTAAGACTGCAGCATC GTATGTTATGAGTCCCCCAATTAGAAGTAAAGGACATGATAAGGAACTTCAAGCTGCCCTTGCAACCGGAGTTTTGCAG TTGGTAGGAACTGACCATTGTGCCTTTAATTCCACCCAAAAAGCTTTAGGAATTGACGACTTCCGGAAAATTCCCAATGGTGTCAATG GTATTGAAGAAAGGATGCATTTGGTATGGGATACTATGGTG GAATCTGGCCAAATATCAGTCACTGACTATGTCCGGGTGACAAGCACCGAATG TGCTAGAATATTCAATATATATCCAAGGAAAGGAGCAATTCTTCCAGGATCTGATGCAGATATCATAATCCTCAATCCAAATTCAAGCTTTGAGATATCAACAAAGTCACACCACTCCAGACTTGACACGAATGTGTACGATGGAAAGAAAGGAAag GGGAAAGTTGAAGTGACCATATCTAGAGGGAGAGTTGTATGGGAAAATAATGAACTGAAGGTTACTCCGGGTACTGGCAGATACATACCAATGCAACCTTATAGCTATGTCTTTGATGGATTGGACAAGAAAGATGCCACATATCTAAGTTCCCTTAAAGCACCAGTAAAAAGAGCCAAATCTTCCTCTTAA
- the LOC107496598 gene encoding calcium-dependent protein kinase 17, whose product MGNCCSRGTEAPEENSNANANANGGGEAQSRPAAPAKPTKQGPVGPVLGRPMEDVKSTYSMGKELGRGQFGVTHLCTHKVTGKQYACKTIAKRKLSNKEDIEDVRREVQIMHHLTGQPNIVELIGAYEDKQSVHLVMELCAGGELFDRIIAKGHYTERAAASLLRTIVQIVHTCHSMGVIHRDLKPENFLLLNKDENAPLKATDFGLSVFYKQGEVFKDIVGSAYYIAPEVLKRKYGPEVDIWSVGVMLYILLCGVPPFWAESENGIFNAILRGHLDFSSDPWPSISPAAKDLVRKMLNSDPKQRITAYQVLNHPWIKEDGEAPDKPLDNAVLNRLKQFRAMNQFKKVALRVIAGCLSEEEIMGLKQMFKGMDTDNSGTITIEELKQGMAKQGTKLSEQELQQLMEAADADGNGLIDYDEFIAATMHMNRMNREEHLYTAFQYFDKDNSGYITVEELEQALKEFNMHDGRDISEIIQEVDSDNDGRINYDEFAAMMSKGHPEAIMTRKRCSVSSLY is encoded by the exons ATGGGGAACTGTTGCTCTAGAGGCACTGAGGCCCCAGAGGAGAATTCTAATGCTAATGCCAATGCCAATG GTGGAGGAGAGGCACAATCAAGGCCGGCCGCGCCTGCTAAGCCGACCAAACAAGGGCCGGTCGGTCCTGTCCTAGGAAGGCCAATGGAAGATGTTAAATCAACATATAGCATGGGCAAGGAGCTAGGTAGAGGACAATTTGGTGTGACACATTTGTGCACTCATAAGGTCACAGGGAAGCAATATGCTTGCAAGACCATAGCCAAGAGGAAGCTATCTAACAAGGAGGATATCGAGGATGTTCGCCGAGAGGTTCAGATCATGCACCATCTCACAGGGCAGCCTAACATTGTGGAGCTCATTGGTGCCTATGAGGACAAACAGTCTGTTCACCTTGTCATGGAGTTGTGCGCCGGAGGCGAGCTCTTTGATCGGATCATTGCTAAGGGGCATTATACTGAGCGTGCCGCGGCTTCCTTGTTGAGAACCATTGTCCAAATTGTCCATACTTGCCATTCAATGGGAGTTATTCATAGAGATCTTAAGCCTGAGAATTTCCTTTTGTTGAATAAGGATGAGAATGCCCCCCTTAAGGCCACAGATTTTGGTCTCTCAGTTTTCTACAAGCAAG GAGAGGTATTTAAAGACATTGTTGGTAGTGCATATTACATTGCACCAGAGGTTTTGAAGAGGAAATATGGGCCAGAAGTTGATATATGGAGTGTTGGTGTAATGTTATACATTCTTCTATGTGGTGTTCCTCCATTTTGGGCAG AATCTGAAAATGGGATATTCAATGCCATTCTAAGAGGCCACCTTGACTTTTCAAGTGATCCATGGCCCTCAATTTCACCAGCAGCAAAAGATCTTGTAAGAAAAATGTTGAATTCTGATCCCAAACAAAGGATAACAGCCTACCAAGTTCTCA ACCATCCATGGATCAAGGAGGATGGAGAAGCACCGGATAAACCACTCGACAACGCTGTCCTGAATAGGCTCAAACAATTCAGAGCAATGAACCAATTCAAGAAAGTTGCTCTAAGG GTTATTGCTGGTTGCTTATCAGAGGAAGAAATCATGGGACTGAAGCAGATGTTCAAGGGGATGGACACCGACAACAGCGGAACCATTACAATTGAAGAACTCAAGCAAGGAATGGCAAAACAAGGGACTAAGTTGTCAGAACAAGAACTTCAGCAATTAATGGAAGCT GCAGATGCAGATGGTAATGGACTAATAGATTACGACGAGTTCATCGCGGCAACAATGCACATGAACAGAATGAACAGAGAAGAACACCTTTATACAGCATTCCAATACTTTGACAAAGATAACAGCGG GTACATCACTGTTGAAGAACTAGAACAAGCTCTTAAAGAGTTTAACATGCATGACGGAAGAGACATCTCGGAAATCATCCAAGAAGTTGATTCTGATAAT GACGGCCGCATTAACTATGATGAGTTTGCAGCAATGATGAGTAAGGGACACCCAGAAGCCATAATGACCCGGAAAAGGTGTTCGGTATCTTCGCTGTACTAG